A stretch of Megalobrama amblycephala isolate DHTTF-2021 linkage group LG14, ASM1881202v1, whole genome shotgun sequence DNA encodes these proteins:
- the LOC125245763 gene encoding leucine-rich repeat neuronal protein 3 — MKDISFADYLLVGLAVTTFVLAAEERVSCPKLCVCEIRPWFSPSSVYMEAPTVDCNDLGLFNLPMRLPSDTQVVLLQTNNIAKIEHPLDYLPNITEIDLSQNNLSSISDVNIGHLPQLLSLHMEENWICALPDNSLSQLTNLQELYLNHNLISFISPEAFRGLQSLLRLHLNSNRLQSIRSEWFEPLPNLEILMIGENPVLSIQDMNFKPLRNLRSLVLTRMNLSQIPDDSLLGLDNLESISFYDNTFPKVPHGALKHLKSLKFLDLNKNPIGRIQRGDFVDMLHLKELGINSMPELVSIDSFALNNLPELTKIEATNNPKLSYIHPNAFYRLPRLETLMLNGNALSALHRITVESLPNLREVSMHSNPIRCDCVVRWMNMNKTNIRFMEPDSLFCVEPPEYEGQHVRQVHFREMMEICLPLISSESFPTQISVDSGRSVSLHCRAFAEPEPDIYWVTPSGRRVIPNAVFERFYMHPEGTLDIYDITENEAGLYTCVAHNLVGADLKSVSVEVNGYFPQPVNDSLNVKIQSVQTNSVLISWKASHGSLAPNIKWYTMPSANHPTVAFTARVPSDMTVYNLTHLNPATQYKVCVDIHSIHHKHDTKCVNVLTKGLEQAVKNSERWDVALIAAFGLLFIVILVACFLIYIFMRNHCIYGELKRYPSKMALMSESSQQSPFTRLWISGKGMPAAVEVKATVINVLDNAF; from the coding sequence ATGAAGGACATATCATTTGCGGATTATTTGCTAGTGGGCCTTGCAGTGACTACCTTTGTTCTTGCTGCAGAAGAGAGAGTCAGTTGTCCCaaactttgtgtttgtgaaATTAGACCTTGGTTTTCCCCTAGCTCTGTCTATATGGAGGCTCCCACTGTTGACTGTAATGACCTGGGACTTTTTAACCTGCCCATGAGATTGCCATCTGATACACAAGTAGTTTTACTTCAGACCAACAACATTGCTAAGATTGAGCACCCTTTGGATTACCTTCCCAACATCACTGAGATTGATCTCTCACAAAACAACCTGTCATCAATAAGTGATGTCAACATTGGCCACCTCCCTCAACTCTTATCTCTACACATGGAGGAAAACTGGATATGTGCCCTACCAGACAACAGCCTTTCTCAACTGACCAACCTTCAGGAGCTCTACCTGAATCATAACCTCATCTCCTTTATTTCTCCAGAGGCTTTTCGTGGCCTTCAGAGCTTGCTGAGACTGCACCTCAACTCCAACCGGCTTCAGAGTATAAGAAGTGAATGGTTTGAGCCCTTACCGAATTTGGAAATTCTAATGATTGGGGAAAATCCTGTCCTCTCTATTCAGGATATGAACTTCAAGCCTCTAAGAAACCTGCGCAGTCTTGTTCTAACTAGAATGAACTTGTCACAGATACCAGATGATTCACTTCTGGGCCTTGACAATCTGGAAAGTATCTCATTCTATGATAATACATTCCCTAAGGTACCCCATGGTGCTCTCAAGCATCTTAAGAGCCTGAAGTTTTTGGATCTCAATAAGAACCCCATTGGGCGAATTCAAAGGGGCGACTTTGTGGACATGCTCCATCTTAAGGAGCTGGGCATTAACAGCATGCCTGAGTTGGTGTCCATTGATAGTTTTGCCCTCAACAACCTCCCAGAACTGACTAAAATCGAAGCCACCAACAACCCTAAACTTTCGTATATACATCCCAATGCTTTCTATAGGCTGCCAAGGCTGGAAACTCTAATGCTAAATGGTAATGCTTTAAGTGCCCTGCACAGGATCACAGTAGAGTCCCTCCCAAATCTTCGGGAGGTTAGCATGCACTCTAACCCAATCCGCTGTGACTGTGTTGTACGGTGGATGAACATGAACAAGACAAACATCCGATTCATGGAGCCTGACTCCCTGTTCTGTGTGGAACCTCCAGAGTATGAAGGTCAGCATGTGCGGCAGGTTCACTTCAGAGAGATGATGGAGATCTGTCTGCCTCTCATCTCTTCAGAGAGCTTTCCCACACAAATCAGCGTGGATAGTGGGAGATCTGTGTCCCTGCACTGCCGTGCCTTTGCTGAACCTGAGCCAGACATATACTGGGTGACTCCATCTGGGAGAAGAGTCATCCCAAATGCTGTTTTTGAGAGATTCTACATGCACCCTGAAGGCACCCTTGATATTTATGATATCACTGAGAACGAGGCTGGATTGTACACTTGTGTGGCACACAATCTTGTTGGGGCAGACCTAAAATCTGTCTCAGTGGAGGTAAATGGATACTTCCCACAGCCTGTCAATGACTCACTGAACGTCAAAATCCAATCTGTACAGACCAACTCTGTGTTGATATCCTGGAAGGCCTCTCATGGTAGTCTGGCACCAAACATTAAGTGGTATACAATGCCCAGTGCAAACCATCCAACTGTGGCATTCACAGCTAGGGTACCCTCTGATATGACTGTATACAATCTTACACATCTCAACCCTGCTACACAGTACAAAGTGTGTGTGGACATTCACagcatccatcataaacacgACACAAAGTGTGTCAATGTCCTAACTAAAGGATTAGAACAAGCTGTAAAGAACTCCGAGAGGTGGGACGTGGCACTGATTGCTGCTTTTGGTCTGCTTTTCATTGTAATCTTAGTGGCTTGCTTTCTGATTTATATCTTTATGAGGAACCACTGCATTTATGGAGAACTGAAGCGATACCCTTCCAAAATGGCTCTGATGTCTGAGAGCAGCCAGCAGTCTCCTTTCACAAGGCTCTGGATTTCTGGGAAAGGGATGCCGGCTGCTGTTGAGGTGAAAGCTACAGTCATAAATGTGTTGGACAATGCCTTTTAA